ACGAGGTCGCGCCGCCCTTGGCGATCTGCTCGAAGACATCCTGCAGCTGGTCGCCGAGGAAGATCGAGATGATCGCCGGCGGGGCCTCGTTGGCGCCGAGCCGGTGGTCGTTGCCGGCGCTGGCGATCGAGAGCCGCAGCAGGCCGCCGTACAGGTGGACGGCGCGGATCACCGCGGCGCAGAAGACGAGGAACTGCGCGTTGTCGTGGGGGTTGTCGCCCGGGTTGAGGAAGTTGCCCTGGTTGCCGTTACCGAACGAGAAGTTCACGTGCTTGCCCGAGCCGTTGACGCCCGCGAACGGCTTCTCGTGGAAGAGGCACTCGAAGCCGTGCGTCTTGGCGATCGACTTGAACGTCGACATGATCAGCTGCTGGTGGTCCGAGGCGAGGTTGGCGCGCTCGAAGACCGGTGCGATCTCGAACTGGCCGGGCGCGACCTCGTTGTGGCGGGTCTTCGCCGGGACGCCCAGCTTGAACAGGGCCCGCTCGGTGTCGTGCATGAAGCCCAGGACGCGCTCCGGAATGGCGCCGAAGTAGTGGTCGTCGAACTCCTGGCCCTTCGGCGGCTTCGCGCCGAACAGGGTGCGCCCGGCGTTGAGCAGGTCGGGGCGCGAGTTCACGAACGCGGTGTCGACCAGGAAGTACTCCTGCTCGGGACCGCAGTACGACACCACGTTGTCGATGTCCTTGTGGCCGAACAGCGCCAGGACGCGCTTGGCCTGCTCGGACATCGCGTTCTGCGAGCGCAGCAGCGGGGTCTTGTGGTCGAGGGCCTCACCGGTCATCGAGACGAAGATCGTCGGGATGCACAGGGTGTTGCCGTTGGGGTTCTCGAGGATGTACGCCGGCGACTGGACGTCCCAGCCGGTGTACCCGCGCGCCTCGAAGGTCGCCCGGATCCCACCGTTGGGGAAGGAGCTGGCGTCCGGCTCGCCCTGGACCAGCGTCTTGCCGGAGAACTCCCAGACCGCCGTACCGTCGCCGACCGGCTCCATGAACGAGTCGTGCTTCTCGGCGGTGAGGCCGGTCAGCGGGTAGAAGACGTGGGCGTAGTGCGTCACGCCCTTCTCCATCGCCCAGTCCTTCATCGCCGAGGCGACGATGTCGGCGACGGCGGGGTCGAGCTTCTGGCCGTTCTGGATGGTCGCGAAGACCGACTTGAACACCGACTTCGGCAGGCGCTTCTGCATCACCGCGAGGGAGAAGACGTTCTCGCCGTAGATGGCGCCGGTCTTCTCGTCGACGTCGAAGAACGCCGCCGGCGCCTCGTTCGCCTCGATGTTGCGGATCGCACCCAAGCGGGTCGGGTTCGAAGTCATGTGAACTCCCTGGTGGTCTCAACAGATGCCGTCGCGCGGGCGACGCACAGGCGACGCTAGGGCGTCCAGATTTCTCAGGGTTGCCCTCGTGTTTCGGGCATGTAACAGGTTGCCTGGAGGGGCTTCGCTAGCGTTGGGGCGTGATCGAGAACGCATCCTGGGGTCGCCGCATCCTCGCCCTGCTCGTGGACTGGCTGCTGTGCACCCTGGTCGTGATCGCGATATTCGGCCTCGACGAGTACACCAAGCCCGGCTCCTTCGCCTCCGGCGCCGTCCTGATCGTGTTCGTCGTCGAGTCCGGGCTGATGACCTGGCTCGGGGGCGGCTCGGCGGGAAAGCTGCTGACCGGCCTGTGCGTCGTACCCGCCGACGGGCACCTGCGCCGCCTCAGCCCCGTCAAGGCCATCGGCCGCCAGGTGCTGGTCGCGCTCGTCATCCCACCGCTCGTGTTCCGTCCCGACGGCCGCGGCCTGCACGACCTGTTCGCCGGTACGTCAACCGTCACCTTCGCGACGCTGCGCACCCTGACCAAGTAGGTCAGTAGCCGACGAGCTTGGGCTTCGCCTCGATCGCGCGCAGGGGTTGGCCGGGACCGTCGATGGTGACGGTGCCGGGGATGGTCTGCCAGGGTCCGTCGGCGACCTTGTAGCGGCCGGTGTAGGTGGTGGAGAGGCTCGGGCGGTAGTCGCCCTTGCGGAGGTATTCGTGGGTGATGGTGAGGGCGGGGTAGGCGGCGCCGGGTTCGGTGGTGCTGGTGGTCTGGCCGTCGCCGAAGTGCCAGGTGTAGGTGGCGGGGGTCGCCTCGATCGTGACGGGTTGGTCGAGGAGGGTGACGGTGACGGTGGTCGGGGTCGTGGTGGTCGTGTAGAAGTTGGTCTTGAAATTGACCAGGGTCAGGCCGTCGGGTGGCTGGACGACGAGGGTGCCGGGATCGAGCTTGAGCTCGGCGAAGGCCTTCTGGACGTCGGCCAGCGTGAGTACGGGCTGCTGGTCCTCGGTGTTGCAGAAGCTTGCGTTGAGGAACTCGCCAGCCACCTGATCAGCGGCATCGCAGGCCCCGTTGCCAATCAATACCGGTTGGGACTTGGGGCCTGCACCGCCGACGTCGCCTCCGCTTGAGCCATGGCCTCCCTGGTCCTGGTGCACCTTCTGAATCCAGAAGCCAGCGCCGGAGGTCCCGGCTCCGGTGTCGTCGTCAGCAGCAGCCACGGCAGTCTGTTGCAAGACAGCGGCCGTGATTGCAGTAGCCAGAAGCCTTCTCACGACACCTGCATCGCTTCCAGGCGCCATTGGGAGCCAAGCCAAGCGACAGCGACCACGACCTCGGACGTCGCCGCCGGATTGGTCGTCGAGCTGCCGTCGCCCGACACGACGAGCTGCTTGTCCGTCGAGGCCGACATCTTCGCTTCGAACGCGTATTGAGATGAATCCTTGTTCTTGAGCTGGTTCACCTTGTCCAGGTGGACTGAATAGTTGCCGCCCTCGATGTGGCCGCCGTCGGAGTAGAGATCTTGGACACCGCGGATGCCCGCCTTGCAGCCGTCGCAGCTCGGCCCGGACACCGCCTTGAGCGCCTTCACATCGCCAGTGACCTGGGCGTAGTTGACCAGCTCCCAGTAGTACCCGATGAACGCCCGAGCCCCGGCCTCACTCGCCTCGGCCGCCGCAGCCGGCAGCTCGGGCTCCACCGGGTCGGGCGCGGCGGAGGTGGGCGTCTCCATCTTCCCCGTCGGGCTCCAGGTCGAGGTCGGGTCCCGTGGGGACGGGCCGTCGTCGGAGCAGCCGGCAGCGAGCAGCAGCACCAGGGCCGCGGCGGCGGCGCGGAGCGTCGTACCCATGGGTCCTCCCGAGAATTGCAGCGCCCGGACCGGGGACGCGTTCGCGACGCTATCCCGATCCGGGCGGCAGGCGCCACCAACAGGCGGCGGGCTGTGGAGAGAGGAGCAGACGCGGATCAGCGACCGCGGAGGTTGCCGCGCATGCCCTTCATCGAGGTGGGCACCGGGCCGCGGGGGAGCGGGACCTTCGGGCGCTGGGCGTCGAGGGCGCGCAGCCGCTGGCGGAGCTCGGTGATCTCGGCCGGCTTGACCTGGCGGCCGAGCTTCTGGACGTGGCGGACCAGCTTGTTGAGCGGGACCTGACCCTCGTCCTTGCCGACGAGTACGTCGTGGACGGGGTAGTCGCCGGCGACGCGCTCGTGCTTCTTGTGCTCGCTGGCCATCAGCGCCTTGAGGCGCGCGGGGTTGCCCTCGCCGACCAGGACGATCCCCGGCGGGCCGACGACCCGGTGGACCATGTCCTGCTGCTTGGTGAAGCCGACGACCTCCTCGATCACCCAGCCGCGGCGCAGCATGGTGAGGGCGCGGGCGGCGGCACCGAGCTGGCCGTCGAGGCGGGCGAACGCCGCCTTCTGAGCGCGGCGACCGAAGACGATCATCACGGCGAGCAGGCCGATCAGGAAGGTCGCGACGCCGGCGAGGATCCAGCTGAAGACCGAGTCGTTGTGGGGCAGGACCAGCCGGAACAGCGCCAGGCCGAGGCCGCCGAACACCAGGAACGAGCCGATCATCCACCAGCGGATGGCCGGGTCGACCTCCCGGGACATCTTGTAGGTCTCGAGGATCTGCCGGCGGCGGCTCATCGTGGACGGGTCGAGAGGCGTGTTCGACATGGGGTGCTGCGTTCTCCTCAGGCAGTTGCTTCGGCGCGGTCGTCCCGCGCGGCCATCGCCTGACGATACAGACGACCGGCGCGGTACGACGAACGCACGAGCGGTCCCGAGAGCACTCCGCTGAAGCCGATCTCCTCGGCTTCGGTGGCGAGCTCGACGAACTCCTCGGGCTTGACCCACCGTTCGACGGGGTGGTGCCGGAGGCTGGGGCGCAGGTACTGGGTGATGGTGACCAGCTCGCAGCCGGCCTCGTGCAGGTCCTGGAGCGCGTCCGAGACCTCGTCGCGGGTCTCGCCCATGCCGAGGATCAGGTTGGACTTGGTGACCAGTCCGAACGCGCGGGCCTGGGTGAGCACGTCGAGGGAGCGCTCATAGCGGAAGCCGGGGCGGATCCGCTTGAAGATCCGTGGCACGGTCTCCACGTTGTGGGCCAGGACCTCGGGGCGGGACTCGAAGACCTCGGCGAGCAGTGCGGGGTCGCCGTTGAAGTCGGGGATGAGGTTCTCCACGCCGGTCTCGGGGTTGAGGTCGTGGATGGCGCGCACGGTCTCGGCGTAGAGCCAGGCGCCGCCGTCGGGCAGGTCGTCGCGGGCGACGCCGGTGATGGTGGCGTACTTGAGGCCCATGGTCTGGACCGACTCGGCGACGCGGCGGGGTTCGTCGCGGTCGAGGGGTTGGGGCTTGCCGGTGTCGATCTGGCAGAAGTCGCAGCGGCGGGTGCACTGGTCGCCGCCGATGAGGAAGGTGGCTTCCTTGTCCTCCCAGCATTCGAAGATGTTGGGGCAGCCGGCTTCCTCGCACACGGTGTGGAGGCCTTCGGACTTCACCAGGCTCTTCAGGGACCGGTATTCGGGGCCCATCGTGGCCTTGGTGCGGATCCAGGACGGCTTGCGCTCGATCGGGGTCTCCGCGTTGCGGACCTCCAGGCGGAGGAGCTTGCGCCCCTCGGGTGTCGCACTCACCGGTTCAGCCTACTCGGGGATAGCTGACGACCGGCACGGCCACCCTCGCCGGGTCGGGCCGCGGTTCGTAGTCGGGGGTGAGGACGTAGTCCTTCCACTCCAGGAGCTCGGCCAGGTGCCGTCGTACGGACTCGAGGACCTCGCGCACCGGTACGTCCCGTCCCAGCTCGGCGCTCAGCGAGGTGACACCGGCGTCGGAGATGCCGCACGGCACGAACCGGTCGTACCAGCTCAGGTCGACGTCGCAGTTCAGTGCGAAGCCGTGCATGGCGACGCCGTTGCGGACCCGGATGCCGATGGCCGCGATCTTGCGCTCGTCGCCCTTCTCGTCGGCCTTGAGCCACACGCCGGTGCGGCCCGGGATCCGCGCGGTCGTGACGCCGAGCTCGGCGCACACGGCGATGATCGCCTCCTCGAGCCGGCGCACGTAGTCGAGGACCTTCACGTGGTCGGGCAGCCGGACGATCGGGTACGCCACCAGCTGGCCCGGGCCGTGGAAGGTGATCTTGCCGCCGCGGTCGACCTCGATGATCGGCGCACCGCCGGGGTCGGCGGGGCGCTCGTGGGCCTCGGTGCGGCGGCTGGCGGTGAAGACGGGCGGGTGCTCGAGGAGGAGCACGGTGTCGGTCAGCTCGCCGGCGACGACCTGCGCGTGCAGCTCGCGCTGCAGGTCCCACGCCGTGACGTAGTCGATGAAGTCCGGTCCCAGTCCGTCCTCGCGGAAGGTCAGCGTCACGACGTCGAGCGTACTCCCGGGCCTGTGGATGAGATCCGGCACCTGTCGGAGGTCGGGTCCAGGATCTTCCCATGCGGATCTCGGGCCCTCGGGCCGTCCTTCTCGGGACCGCCGCGATCGTCCTCACGGTCCTCGCGGCGGTCGCGGTCCTGGTGCTGCGCGGGGGTGGCCCGCCGCCGTCCGGTACGCCGGCCGCCCGCCCTCGTGCCGTCGTCGCTCCCGCCGCCGGCCGGGTCGGCGTGGCTCGCGCCGTGGGCTCGCTCGCGGTGCTGCGCGACTGGGACCGCTCGCGAGCGCGGGCCTGGGCCAGCGGCGACGTCGATGCGCTCCGGGCGCTCTACGTGCGGGGCTCGCCCGCGGGGGCACGGGACGTGGCGATGCTGCGTGCCTGGCTGCGGCGCGGCCTACGGGTGGAGGGGATGGCGATGCAGGTCCTCACGGTCGAGCTGCGGCGGCGCACCGACCGGCGGCTCGTGCTCGTCGTCACGGATCGGTTGGCGGGCGCCGTGGGCGTGCGGGCGGGGTCGGGGGAGCGGGTGGCGCTGCCGCGAGACGGACCATCGACCCGGCGGTTGGTGTTCGTCCGGTCGGGCGACGCGTGGCTGCTCGCGTCGGCTCAGGCCGTGGTGGCGCGCAGCCCGGTCGCGAGCACGGACTCGACGTCGGGGTCGGCGAAGCCGTAGCCGAGGTCGAGCAGCGCCGCCGGGCGCAGGTTGAGCGAGCCGAGAACCTCGTCGGCCATCGGCCCGGCAGCCAGTCGGATCGCTGCCGCGGGTGCCGGCAGCAGCGCCGGGCGGTGGACCAGCCGGGCCAGCGCCCGGGTGAACTCCGCGTTGGTGGGCGTGTCCGGCGCGCACAGGTTGAACGGACCCGACGCCGTCGGGTGCTCGAGGAGGAACGCTGCTGCGCCGATCCAGTCGCGCAGCGAGATGAGGGGGTAGTACTGACGACCATTGCCCAGGCGACCGCCGAGACCGGCGAGGAACTGGAGGCGCTGCTGCTGCAGGGGCGCGTTGCTCCGGTCCTGGACGGGAGCGGTGCGCAGTCGTACGACGCGCGCGCCGGCCCGAGCCGCGGGTTCGGTGGCCGCTTCCCACTCGCGGGCGACGCGGGTGAGCAGGGCGTGGCCCCGGGTGTCCGAGGCCTCGGTCAGCTCCGTGGGCCCGTGGTCGCCGTACCAGCTGACGCCGGAGGCGTTGACCAGGGCGGGCGGGCTCGGCGCCGCGGCGATCGTGGCGGCGAGCAGGCCGGTGGTGGCACGGCGGCTGGTCATGACGTCGCGCGCCCACTTCTTGGAGTGGGGGTTGCCGATCAGGGGCGCGCCGGCGAGGTTGACGACGACGTCGGCGCCTCGGACGAGCCCGGTGTCGACCACGCCGGACTGCGGGTCCCAGCGGGACTCGGCGGTGTCGGGGGCATGCCCAGGAGCCGGGTCACGGCGGACCAGGCACGTGACATCGTGGCCTCGGCCGCGCAGCTCGGTGACGAGCCGGCGGCCGAGGAAGCCGGACGAGCCGGCGACGACCACGTGCACGTTGACTCCCGCTGTCCGGGTCGGCTCAGACCTCGAACTGCCCGGCCTCGAGGCGCTTCTTCAGGTCACGCAGGAAGCGGCCGGCGTCGGCGCCGTCGACCACGCGGTGGTCGTAGGTGAGCGCGAAGTAGACCATGTGGCGCACCGCGATGGTCTCGCCGAGGTCCTCGTCGTCGATGACCACGGGACGCTTGACCACGGCCCCGGGACCGAGGATGGCGACCTGCGGCTGGTTGATGATCGGGGTGTCCCACAGCGCGCCGAAGCTGCCGAGGTTGGTGATGGTGAACGTGCCGCCGGAGAGCTCGTCGGGACCGATCTTGTTGGTCCGGGTGCGCTCGGCGACGTCGGAGATCTTCTTCGCCAGACCGGAGATCGACAGGTCACCCGCGTCCTTGACGACCGGGGTCAGCAGGCCCTTGTCGGTGTCGACGGCGAACGCGACGTTCTCGCGGTCGTAGTAGGTGATCTCGCCCTTCTCGAGGTCGAGGTTCGCGTTGAGCGACGGGTGCTGCTTGAGGGTGTCGATCGCGGCCTTGGTGAAGAACGGCAGGTACGTCAGCTTGACGCCCTCGCGTGCCAGGAAGTCCGCCTTCACGCTCTCGCGCAGCCGGGCGATGTTGGTGACGTCGACCTCGACCACCTGGGTGAGCTGTGCGGAGACGTGCAGCGACTCCACCATCCGCTCGGCGATGATCTTGCGCAGCCGGCTGACCTTGACTGTCTGGCCGCGCAGCGGGGACGGCGACGCCGGTGCGGCGGCCGACGCCGCGGGGGCGGCGGCCGGAGCGGCGGCAGCGGCGGGCGCCTTCGACGCGGCGGCGTCGAGGACGTCCTGCTTGCGGATCCGGCCACCGACGCCCGAGCCGTTGACCTGGGCGAGGTCGACGCCGTGCTGGGCGGCGAGCTTGCGGACCAGCGGGGTCACGTAGCCGGGACCGTCGGTGGAGTCGGCGGCGTGGGTCGGGGCGGGGGCCTGGGCCGGGGCAGCAGGGGCGGCCGGGGCGGGAGCCGCCGGGGCCTCGGCAGCCGGAGCGGGAGCGGCGGGCGCCGGGGCGGCCGCGGCCTGCGCAGGCGGGGCCGGGGCCTCGGCAGCCGGAGCAGGCTCGGCGGGAGCAGCAGCCTCGGCGGGAGCAGCAGCCTCGGCGGGAGCGGCGGGAGCGGCGGGGGCGGCCGGAGCAGCAGCAGGCGCACCCGATCCGATGATCGCGAGCTCGGCGCCGACCTCGACGGTCTCGTCCTCGGCGGCCTTGATCTCGAGCAGCGTGCCGGCGACGGGCGAGGGGATCTCGGTGTCGACCTTGTCGGTGGAGACCTCGAGCAGCGGCTCGTCGACGGCGACGGCGTCGCCGACCTGCTTGAGCCAGCGGGTGACGGTGCCCTCGGTGACCGACTCGCCCAGGGCGGGAAGGGTGACCGCGGTGCCCTCGGCGGAACCCGACGCGGCGGGCTCGGGAGCGGCGGGTGCCGATGGCGTCTCCGGGGCGGCGGGGGTCGCGGGAGCCTCGGCGGCCGGAGCCGGCTCGGGCTCGGCCGGAGCAGCCGGAGCGGCAGGCGCCTCAGCGGCCGGAGCCTCGGCAGCGGCGGCGGCCGGAGCAGCCTCGCCCGCCTCGCCGACGACGGCCAGGACGGCGCCGACCTCGACCGTGTCGTCCTCGTTCGCGCGGATCTCGACCAGTGTGCCGGCAACGGGAGACGGGATCTCCGTGTCCACCTTGTCGGTGCTGACCTCGAGCAGGGGCTCGTCGATCGCGATCTGGTCGCCGACCTGCTTGAGCCAGCGAGTGACGGTGCCTTCGGTGACGGACTCACCGAGCGCGGGGAGAGTGACTTCGGTCGCCATGGGTCTCATCCTTGCACCACGAGCGAGCCAAGTCGCAACGGCCCACCCACGCTTCGGGCAAACTGGAACCATGGGTTTGTTCGACCGGTTCCGCGGGCGCTCGAAGGTACGCATGAGTAACCCCGCCCGGGACGCCACGCGCACCGGCTCCACGCGGGTCCGGGCAGCCGACCGCGCCGACGAGGAGCACCTGCGCACCTGGATCCAGGAGCGCCGTGGCGTCGAGGGGTTCGTCGAGCCGCGCACCGCCGTCAGCGAGGTCACTCTGCTGCTCGTCGCCCACGACGGCGAGTGGACCCGGCGCCGGGTGCCGTCCATCAGCTGGGCCCACGACTTCTGCAACCGCCACCAGGTCCCGTCGTACGACGCCGCGGTGGTCGGCATCCCGCAGCGGATGCGGGACTACAACTCCCGCGTCAGGCAGGCACAGAAGCAGCGGGAGCAGCAGCGGGGTCAGCAGTCGAGCGAGTCCTGAGGTACTCCAGCAGGGTCGCGACGCCGTAGCCGGTCGCACCCGCCGCGAGGTGACCGGACGGGCCGCCCTTGTTGAAGGTCGGCCCGGCGATGTCGAGGTGCGCCCACGGCAGGCCGCCGGTGAACTCGCGCAGGAACGCCGCGGCGAACAGGCCGCCGCCCCAGCGGATCCCGTCGTACTGCGCGAGGTCGGCGATCGTCGAGCTGCGGATCCGCCCGTCCATGAACTCCGGGATCGGCATGGGCCAGCCGTCCTCGCCGGCCGCCTCGCCTGCCGCGAGCACGTCGGCGACGACGTCGTCGTCGCCCATGACGCCGGCCATCTTGTCGCCAAGCGCCATCACCATGTGGCCGGTGAGGGTGGCGATGTCGAGGATCACGTCGGGCGCGGCCTCCACGGCCCGGCCGAGCGCGTCGGCGAGGACGAGGCGGCCCTCGGCGTCGGTGTTGGAGACCTCGACGGTGGTGCCGTCGTACGTCGTCAGCACGTCGCCGGGACGCATCGACGCGTCGCCGACCATGTTCTCTGCGAGGGCGGCGTACGCGGAGATCCGGACCGGCAGGCCGAGGCGGGCGGCGGCGAGGGTGGCCTGGACGACGGCCGCAGCGCCGGCCATGTCCTCCTTCATGGTGGCCATGCTGGCGGCCGGCTTGATCCACAGGCCACCCGAGTCGAAGGTGATGCCCTTGCCGACCAGCGCGACGTGGGCGACGGCGTCCTTGGGCGAGTAGGTCAGCTCGACCAGGCGCGGGGGAGCGGCCGAGCCGGCACCGACGCCGAGCAGTCCGCCGCAGCCGAGCTCGGCCAGGCGGCCCTCGTCGAACACGTCGACCTTCACCTTCGTCGCGCCCTTGCCGAGTCCCTTGTTGGCCGCCTTCACCGCATCGGCGATCGCGTCGGCGAAGGCCGGCGGCGTCAGGTCGCCGGGCGGCGTGTTGACCCAGTCCCGGGTGGCGACGACGGCGTCGACCAGGACCTGGGCGGGCTCGACGGCCGCCACGACCTCGGTACGGCGCGCGGCCGGCGTCAGCACGACCACCTCGGCCGGCGTCGTGGGCGTGGCCGGCTTGCTCTTGTAGGCGGTGAAGGCGTACCCACCCAGCCGGTAGCCCTCGACGACGGCGCGGACCAGGTCCGGGGTGTCGGCGGGCAGGGCCAGCGCGACCGAGGCCGCGTTGGTGACGGCGCGGGCGGCGTTTCCGGCGGCGCGGCGTACGGCGGCCGCGTCCGGCTCGGCACCGAGGCCGACCAGCACGAGGAGGGGGGAGGCGATGGTGCCGCCGGTGGGCACCTTGGCGACCTCGCCGGGGGCGCCCTTGAGGCCGACGGTGGCGAGCAGGCCGGCGAGCTTGCGCCCGTACGCCGCCGCGACGTCCTCGGCGCCGGGCGCCAGCTTCCCGTCGGGCAGCACCCCGACGACGACCGCTTCGGCGCGGGTCTTGGCGGGGCTGGCCGTGCGGAGGGCGAAGGTCGTCACCCGCGCAGGATATCGAGCGATAGATTGCCGACCATGGCCGACGCGACCCCGTCCCCGCTGACCAGCCCGCTGCACGACCGGCACGAGGCGCTCGGCGCCAAGTTCTCGGAGTTCGGCGGCTGGCTGATGCCGCTGGAGTACCCCACCGGTGTCGTCAAGGAGCACGCCGCCGTCCGCGGCGGCGTCGGCATCTTCGACGTCAGCCATCTCGGCAAGCTCGTCGTGCGCGGCCCGGGCGCGGTGGAGTTCCTCAACGCCACGCTCACCAACGACCTGCACCGGATCGGCCCCGGCAAGGCGCAGTACAGCCTCGTCGTCGACGACGCGACCGGCGGGATCGTCGACGACGTCTTCACCTACTACCGCGACGACGACCACGTGCTCGTCGTGCCCAACGCCGCCAACAACGACGAGGTACGCCGCCGCCTGGTCGAGGCTGCGCCCGAGGGCGTCGAGGTCCTCGACCACCACCGGGACTACGTCGTGCTGGCGGTCCAGGGCACGAAGTCGGACGAGGTCGTCGCCGGCGTCGGGCTGCCCGTGGGCCACGACTACCTGACCTTCGTCGAGGCGCCGTTCGAGGGCGCGGAGGTCGTCGTGTGCCGCACCGGCTACACCGGCGAGCGCGGCTACGAGCTGATCGCGCCGTCCGAGGTCGCCCCCGCCCTGTGGGACGCGCTGATGAAGGCCGGCGAGCCGTACGGCCTGGTTCCCGCCGGCCTCGGGGCCCGCGACACGCTGCGCACCGAGATGGGCTACCCGCTCCACGGCCAGGACATCTCCCCGGACATCACTCCCAACGAGGCCCGCCTCGGCTGGGCGGTCGGCTGGAAGAAGCCCGCCTTCTGGGGCCGCGACAGGCTGCTCGCCGAGCGTGAGGAGGGCCCGCGCCGCAAGCTCGTCGGCCTGGTATCCACCGGCCGCGCGATCCCGCGCCCGCACATGAGCGTGCGCCTGCTGCGCGACGTCCCGCTCGGCGAGGTCACCTCCGGCACCTTCTCGCCCACCATGAAGAAGGGCATCGCTCTCGCGCTGGTCTC
The genomic region above belongs to Nocardioides sp. QY071 and contains:
- the gcvT gene encoding glycine cleavage system aminomethyltransferase GcvT, producing MADATPSPLTSPLHDRHEALGAKFSEFGGWLMPLEYPTGVVKEHAAVRGGVGIFDVSHLGKLVVRGPGAVEFLNATLTNDLHRIGPGKAQYSLVVDDATGGIVDDVFTYYRDDDHVLVVPNAANNDEVRRRLVEAAPEGVEVLDHHRDYVVLAVQGTKSDEVVAGVGLPVGHDYLTFVEAPFEGAEVVVCRTGYTGERGYELIAPSEVAPALWDALMKAGEPYGLVPAGLGARDTLRTEMGYPLHGQDISPDITPNEARLGWAVGWKKPAFWGRDRLLAEREEGPRRKLVGLVSTGRAIPRPHMSVRLLRDVPLGEVTSGTFSPTMKKGIALALVSSVVDDDAEVMVDVRGRPEVFQITKPPFVQPSVRES